A genome region from Manihot esculenta cultivar AM560-2 chromosome 5, M.esculenta_v8, whole genome shotgun sequence includes the following:
- the LOC110614425 gene encoding 26S proteasome non-ATPase regulatory subunit 10 isoform X1 — MEIDPPKQAQLQIKDEDLFKAAEAGDFSIFKALSSEHLSKALSLQNDDGRSLLHVAVSSGHLEVVRILANVDESRSVVNNKDEEGWAPLHSAASIGNLEIVEILLSRGADVNLKNNGGRTALHYAASKGWSKVAELLISHGANINLKDKVGCTPLHRAASTGKSELCELLIEEGAEVDAVDKAGQTPLMNAVICYNKEVALLLIRHGADVDVEDKEGYTVLGRASDDFRPMLIDAARTMLEG, encoded by the exons ATGGAAATCGATCCTCCGAAGCAAGCACAACTGCAGATCAAAGATGAAGACCTCTTCAAGGCCGCAGAGGCGGGCGATTTTTCGATCTTCAAAGCCCTTTCATCAGAACATCTCTCTAAAGCTCTCTCTCTCCAAAATGATGACGGCCGCTCCCTCCTCCATGTCGCTGTCTCTTCGGGTCACCTGGAG GTGGTGCGAATACTAGCCAATGTGGATGAGTCTAGAAGTGTTGTAAACAACAAGGATGAGGAAGGTTGGGCGCCACTTCACTCTGCAGCCAGTATTGGGAATCTGGAAATTGTGGAGATTCTGTTAAGTAGAG GAGCTGatgttaatttgaaaaataatggtGGTCGTACTGCTCTTCACTATGCTGCCAGCAAGGGATGGTCAAAAGTTGCTGAACTTCTGATATCACATGGTGCAAACATTAATCTGAAGGACAAG GTTGGTTGTACCCCATTGCATCGAGCAGCAAGTACAGGGAAGTCAGAGTTGTGTGAACTTTTAATTGAGGAAGGAGCTGAGGTTGATGCTGTTGATAAAGCCGGTCAAACTCCACTCATGAATGCAGTCATATGCTATAACAAAGAG GTTGCTCTCCTTCTTATAAGACATGGGGCAGACGTGGATGTGGAAGACAAGGAAGGGTACACTGTGCTTGGTAGAGCATCTGATGATTTCAGGCCAATGCTGATTGATGCCGCCAGGACAATGCTTGAAGGATGA
- the LOC110614425 gene encoding 26S proteasome non-ATPase regulatory subunit 10 isoform X2 has product MEIDPPKQAQLQIKDEDLFKAAEAGDFSIFKALSSEHLSKALSLQNDDGRSLLHVAVSSGHLEVVRILANVDESRSVVNNKDEEGWAPLHSAASIGNLEIVEILLSRGADVNLKNNGGRTALHYAASKGWSKVAELLISHGANINLKDKVGCTPLHRAASTGKSELCELLIEEGAEVDAVDKAGQTPLMNAVICYNKETWGRRGCGRQGRVHCAW; this is encoded by the exons ATGGAAATCGATCCTCCGAAGCAAGCACAACTGCAGATCAAAGATGAAGACCTCTTCAAGGCCGCAGAGGCGGGCGATTTTTCGATCTTCAAAGCCCTTTCATCAGAACATCTCTCTAAAGCTCTCTCTCTCCAAAATGATGACGGCCGCTCCCTCCTCCATGTCGCTGTCTCTTCGGGTCACCTGGAG GTGGTGCGAATACTAGCCAATGTGGATGAGTCTAGAAGTGTTGTAAACAACAAGGATGAGGAAGGTTGGGCGCCACTTCACTCTGCAGCCAGTATTGGGAATCTGGAAATTGTGGAGATTCTGTTAAGTAGAG GAGCTGatgttaatttgaaaaataatggtGGTCGTACTGCTCTTCACTATGCTGCCAGCAAGGGATGGTCAAAAGTTGCTGAACTTCTGATATCACATGGTGCAAACATTAATCTGAAGGACAAG GTTGGTTGTACCCCATTGCATCGAGCAGCAAGTACAGGGAAGTCAGAGTTGTGTGAACTTTTAATTGAGGAAGGAGCTGAGGTTGATGCTGTTGATAAAGCCGGTCAAACTCCACTCATGAATGCAGTCATATGCTATAACAAAGAG ACATGGGGCAGACGTGGATGTGGAAGACAAGGAAGGGTACACTGTGCTTGGTAG